A single region of the Plutella xylostella chromosome 28, ilPluXylo3.1, whole genome shotgun sequence genome encodes:
- the LOC105389742 gene encoding probable phytanoyl-CoA dioxygenase isoform X2 codes for MAGYNVPQDAESYPLSESQLQFYRDNGYLVLRGLIDAPTLAHCKERFIDICSGRVDPGMITVMKEFSLKDSGKTGEELIYKIQDVLYDPVLYSYSSHPRLVSAVSSLLGDNLTAMNSMLINKPPRTACHPPHQDQYYLPIRPSDKILGSWTAIDRVDRENGCLYLVPRSHRAGELYEHGYPPNAKGSTNLLFHGIHRDVAPLHSRLYLTMEPGDTVLFHSLLVHGSEPNVSQRYRKALSTHFASSECRFVDTRGTPQQVLTDEVEELFRKRGVDFKYTELFQHKCRQIKGVKCNL; via the exons ATGGCgggatataa TGTCCCGCAAGACGCGGAGTCCTACCCTCTATCGGAGTCTCAGCTGCAGTTCTACCGAGACAACGGCTACCTCGTACTGAGGGGACTCATCGACGCGCCCACCCTGGCGCACTGCAA AGAGCGTTTCATCGACATATGTTCAGGCCGCGTGGACCCCGGCATGATCACCGTCATGAAGGAGTTCTCGCTCAAAGACTCCGGCAAGACGGGGGAGGAACTCATTTATAAG ATCCAAGACGTCCTCTACGACCCGGTCCTCTACTCCTACTCGTCGCACCCTCGCCTAGTCTCCGCCGTGTCCAGCCTGCTCGGAGACAACCTGACCGCCATGAACAGCATGCTCATCAACAAGCCGCCGCGGACCGCGTGCCACCCGCCGCACCAG GACCAGTACTACCTGCCCATCCGGCCCTCAGACAAGATCCTGGGCTCGTGGACGGCAATAGACCGCGTGGACCGAGAGAACGGCTGTCTGTACCTGGTACCAAGGTCGCATAGAGCCGGGGAGCTGTATGAACATGGGTATCCGCCTAATGCG AAAGGCTCAACAAACCTGCTATTCCACGGCATCCATCGCGACGTGGCGCCTCTTCACAGCCGCCTCTACCTGACTATGGAGCCTGGAGACACTGTGTTGTTCCATTCACTGCTGGTGCACGGGTCAGAACCTAATGTGTCACAG CGCTACCGCAAAGCCCTATCCACCCACTTCGCGTCAAGCGAGTGTCGCTTCGTGGACACGCGGGGGACGCCGCAGCAAGTACTCACTGATGAGGTGGAGGAACTGTTCCGGAAGCGAGGCGTCGACTTCAAGTATACT GAATTATTTCAACACAAATGCAGGCAAATAAAGGGAGTTAAATGTaatctataa
- the LOC105389742 gene encoding phytanoyl-CoA dioxygenase, peroxisomal isoform X3: protein MECPARRGVLPSIGVSAAVLPRQRLPRTEGTHRRAHPGALQIQDVLYDPVLYSYSSHPRLVSAVSSLLGDNLTAMNSMLINKPPRTACHPPHQDQYYLPIRPSDKILGSWTAIDRVDRENGCLYLVPRSHRAGELYEHGYPPNAKGSTNLLFHGIHRDVAPLHSRLYLTMEPGDTVLFHSLLVHGSEPNVSQRYRKALSTHFASSECRFVDTRGTPQQVLTDEVEELFRKRGVDFKYTELFQHKCRQIKGVKCNL from the exons ATGGAG TGTCCCGCAAGACGCGGAGTCCTACCCTCTATCGGAGTCTCAGCTGCAGTTCTACCGAGACAACGGCTACCTCGTACTGAGGGGACTCATCGACGCGCCCACCCTGGCGCACTGCAA ATCCAAGACGTCCTCTACGACCCGGTCCTCTACTCCTACTCGTCGCACCCTCGCCTAGTCTCCGCCGTGTCCAGCCTGCTCGGAGACAACCTGACCGCCATGAACAGCATGCTCATCAACAAGCCGCCGCGGACCGCGTGCCACCCGCCGCACCAG GACCAGTACTACCTGCCCATCCGGCCCTCAGACAAGATCCTGGGCTCGTGGACGGCAATAGACCGCGTGGACCGAGAGAACGGCTGTCTGTACCTGGTACCAAGGTCGCATAGAGCCGGGGAGCTGTATGAACATGGGTATCCGCCTAATGCG AAAGGCTCAACAAACCTGCTATTCCACGGCATCCATCGCGACGTGGCGCCTCTTCACAGCCGCCTCTACCTGACTATGGAGCCTGGAGACACTGTGTTGTTCCATTCACTGCTGGTGCACGGGTCAGAACCTAATGTGTCACAG CGCTACCGCAAAGCCCTATCCACCCACTTCGCGTCAAGCGAGTGTCGCTTCGTGGACACGCGGGGGACGCCGCAGCAAGTACTCACTGATGAGGTGGAGGAACTGTTCCGGAAGCGAGGCGTCGACTTCAAGTATACT GAATTATTTCAACACAAATGCAGGCAAATAAAGGGAGTTAAATGTaatctataa
- the LOC119692442 gene encoding uncharacterized protein LOC119692442 — protein sequence MHFKVCEICGLKAGRVFDQKRTFMAKFPLDEERCKKWVQVTGKEDLAYVPIEKLHGNKYICGKHFRPSDFKKKKTQLRRNAIPSLLITVKPLSEEILTGFPLHIFGSSKADHFTSALKSSILTRLSTPN from the exons ATGCATTTCAAAGTGTGTGAGATTTGTGGCTTGAAAGCCGGTCGTGTTTTCGATCAAAAGCGAACATTTATGGCCAAATTTCCATTGGATGAAGaaag gtGTAAAAAATGGGTCCAAGTTACTGGCAAAGAAGATTTAGCCTACGTGCCCATAGAAAAGCTGCACGGaaacaaatatatttgtgGGAAACATTTTCGACCATCTGACTTCAAGAAGAAAAAGACCCAACTGAGAAGAAATGCTATTCCATCTTTACTAATTACTGTAAAACCATTGTCAGAGGAGATTTTGACGGGATTCCCACTACACATTTTTG GGTCATCAAAGGCAGACCATTTTACCTCGGCATTGAAGTCATCCATACTCACCCGCCTCAGCACACCT AACTAG
- the LOC105389742 gene encoding probable phytanoyl-CoA dioxygenase isoform X1 — MNTSYAAMASWSVPQDAESYPLSESQLQFYRDNGYLVLRGLIDAPTLAHCKERFIDICSGRVDPGMITVMKEFSLKDSGKTGEELIYKIQDVLYDPVLYSYSSHPRLVSAVSSLLGDNLTAMNSMLINKPPRTACHPPHQDQYYLPIRPSDKILGSWTAIDRVDRENGCLYLVPRSHRAGELYEHGYPPNAKGSTNLLFHGIHRDVAPLHSRLYLTMEPGDTVLFHSLLVHGSEPNVSQRYRKALSTHFASSECRFVDTRGTPQQVLTDEVEELFRKRGVDFKYTELFQHKCRQIKGVKCNL; from the exons atgaacACGTCTTATGCTGCTATGGCCTCATGGAG TGTCCCGCAAGACGCGGAGTCCTACCCTCTATCGGAGTCTCAGCTGCAGTTCTACCGAGACAACGGCTACCTCGTACTGAGGGGACTCATCGACGCGCCCACCCTGGCGCACTGCAA AGAGCGTTTCATCGACATATGTTCAGGCCGCGTGGACCCCGGCATGATCACCGTCATGAAGGAGTTCTCGCTCAAAGACTCCGGCAAGACGGGGGAGGAACTCATTTATAAG ATCCAAGACGTCCTCTACGACCCGGTCCTCTACTCCTACTCGTCGCACCCTCGCCTAGTCTCCGCCGTGTCCAGCCTGCTCGGAGACAACCTGACCGCCATGAACAGCATGCTCATCAACAAGCCGCCGCGGACCGCGTGCCACCCGCCGCACCAG GACCAGTACTACCTGCCCATCCGGCCCTCAGACAAGATCCTGGGCTCGTGGACGGCAATAGACCGCGTGGACCGAGAGAACGGCTGTCTGTACCTGGTACCAAGGTCGCATAGAGCCGGGGAGCTGTATGAACATGGGTATCCGCCTAATGCG AAAGGCTCAACAAACCTGCTATTCCACGGCATCCATCGCGACGTGGCGCCTCTTCACAGCCGCCTCTACCTGACTATGGAGCCTGGAGACACTGTGTTGTTCCATTCACTGCTGGTGCACGGGTCAGAACCTAATGTGTCACAG CGCTACCGCAAAGCCCTATCCACCCACTTCGCGTCAAGCGAGTGTCGCTTCGTGGACACGCGGGGGACGCCGCAGCAAGTACTCACTGATGAGGTGGAGGAACTGTTCCGGAAGCGAGGCGTCGACTTCAAGTATACT GAATTATTTCAACACAAATGCAGGCAAATAAAGGGAGTTAAATGTaatctataa
- the LOC105387671 gene encoding phytanoyl-CoA dioxygenase, peroxisomal, which yields MGSRMATSLKVMPKSLSTSAEMSQTYLLSPEQHKFYKENGYIVVKGLIDFSILYACKQRFIQICKGVVDRGNITVMKELSLINSGKTGEQLINKIQDILYDDVLCTYTENPRLLDVVSQLVGPNVTAMHSMLINKPPQTGRHPPHQDLYYFPFRPADAIVAAWTAIDTVTVDNGCLYVVPGSHRAGTLYEHDYPPPKGVTNKMYHGIVDEDRVSPPHERVNLEMSPGDTAFFHPLLVHGSGPNTTQGYRKSISCHYASSHCHYIDVRGTAQQNIAKEIEEVSQRRGIPLSFNEIWQYRAKQVKGVKCNL from the exons ATGGGTTCAAGAATGGCTACTTCTCTCAAAGTAATGCCCAAAAG TTTATCAACATCAGCGGAGATGTCTCAGACATATCTCCTGTCTCCAGAGCAACACAAGTTCTACAAAGAAAATGGATACATTGTTGTGAAGGGACTCATTGACTTCTCCATACTTTACGCCTGCAA GCAGAGGTTCATCCAGATATGCAAGGGCGTGGTGGACCGCGGCAACATCACCGTCATGAAAGAGCTGTCTCTTATCAACAGCGGCAAGACCGGGGAGCAACTCATCAACAAG ATCCAAGACATTCTCTACGACGATGTCCTCTGCACCTACACCGAAAACCCTCGCCTTCTAGACGTGGTGTCCCAGCTAGTGGGTCCCAACGTGACCGCCATGCACAGCATGCTCATCAACAAGCCGCCGCAGACCGGCCGCCACCCGCCGCACCAG GACCTATACTACTTCCCGTTCCGGCCGGCCGACGCTATCGTGGCCGCGTGGACCGCCATCGACACAGTGACCGTGGACAACGGCTGCCTGTACGTGGTCCCGGGTTCACACCGCGCCGGGACGCTGTATGAACACGACTACCCGCCTCCT AAAGGGGTGACAAACAAGATGTACCACGGCATAGTGGACGAAGACCGCGTGTCCCCGCCACATGAGCGAGTCAACTTGGAGATGTCACCTGGAGATACGGCCTTCTTCCACCCGCTACTGGTGCATGGGTCCGGCCCTAATACTACACAG GGCTACCGCAAATCAATCTCCTGCCACTACGCGTCCAGCCACTGCCACTACATCGACGTGCGCGGCACCGCCCAACAGAACATAGCCAAGGAGATAGAAGAGGTGTCACAGCGGAGAGGCATCCCACTCAGCTTTAAC GAAATCTGGCAGTACCGGGCCAAGCAGGTCAAAGGAGTGAAGTGCAATCTTTAA